The following nucleotide sequence is from Mucilaginibacter sp. cycad4.
AAAAAAGTCCGATACCAAGTAATCCGTGAGATTAAAGACAGCTACCCTGGGATGAGCCTGGTGAAGTGCTGTTGTTTACTTGGAGTTACCCGGCAGGCCTATTACCAGCATTTTTGGGAGACAGAAGCGATAAGCTTTGAGCAGGAAATATTATTAAATGAGGTCCGGGCAATAAGGGCCATACATCCGATTATTGGCGGTAAAAAACTCTATGTTTTGCTGCAGCCTTTTTTGCTTGAGCACCGGATAAAAATGGGCAGGGATGCGCTTTTTGATCTGCTTGCTGCTCACTACTTGTTAGTTAGAAAGAAAAGGCGGCGCATACATACTACTCAATCTTTTCATTGGCTAAGAAAATATCCTAATTGCATAAGAGAAATTATTCCGACTAAAGTGAACGAAATATGGGTGTCAGATATCACTTACTACAGGACAAAGAAGGGATTCGTTTATATCAGTTTTATAACGGATGCCTATAGTAAAAAGATCGTCGGCTATCATGCCGCTGATACACTGGATGCAGTTCACACACTTAGTGCTTTACAAATGGCCATTAAAGAAAGTGACCAGCCTTTGACTGGCTTAATACATCATTCAGACAGAGGTGTTCAGTACTGTAGCTATGATTATGTAAAGCTATTACAGGACAATGAAATAATCATCAGCATGACCGAAAACGGAGACCCTTTAGAGAACGCAGTAGCGGAACGGATAAATGGAATAATGAAACAGGAGTACCTGGAACATCATATACTTAATGATAAAAACCAGGTTATGGAACTTTTAGCTAAGTCTGTAAACACTTATAATAAGCTAAGGCCTCACATGAGTTGCAATATGCTTACACCTGAGATCGTACATCAAAATAACCTATCTGTACAGCGAAATTGGAAAAGTTATTATAATTCAAAAAATGTCAATCTGTAAACCTATTTTAGGACTAATCAATAATGTAAACCTATAGCAGGATTAATCAATTAAACTGTAAACTTATTTTAGGACGATACACTGTAAACTTATTTTAGGACGATACAATTTGATGATACTTAGCAATCGCTGGCGCACGCGTGTCGCGTGTGCCCCGCATGCTATGCTAAGTGACACACAATTCCTCATCGGTATGTCCTTCATACTTAGCAACACATCATACCTCACTAAGCTCTATACCTTTCCATTCAGGATACACGCGACACGCGTGCACCAGCGCTAGGTAAAGGTTTAATTAATATTGAGTTTTTATAAAACAACATAGGCTGGTACACGCGGCACGCGTGCACCAGCCTATGTAAAAACCTTCTGTTAGCCCATCGCTGGCCTATAGCTGGCGCACGCGTCGCGTGTGAACCGCATGCTCTGCATTACGTCACATCTTATCACCCCCCTTTTCTCAACCATATATCCTCCCTTACTCAATAAACAACTTTTTGACCCTGCCAGCCGGTATTTAACAGAAACTGCTCCCAGTTAAGGGCATTCGGATCGACCCTGCGGCTCCATTGCAGGTCCCGGTCTTTGCCGAAATAGCCATACTCAACAGCATACTCCGCCATTCCCATGGTCTCATCTACCAGCAGTTTGTTTGACCCAAATTCGGGCAGGTGATGCAAAAAGTCCTCCCGGGCAAAAGCAGCGCCGTAAACTGCTTTCTTACCCGTAACACGTACAAATGTATCTACCATTTCCTGGGGTGAAATAATGTCACCGATCACCGGCAGGGACTTGCCCGCATAATAACCAGGATCTGAAAAAATTTCTAAAACCGCCGGACCTGTGGCTGTCAGCGGGTCCACAAACGGAGCCCTGAAGTGTCTGGGTAAATAAATCGGGAACACCAGCGTGCCGCCCTCCATACGGGGCGTATAGAACTCCATCAAATTGGTGTAGAAAAATGCCATGTAAATGAACGAACTGGTGACAGGCAACGTGCGGATATAAGCTTCAATGTTTGCCTTATCGGTGAAATGAGGGGCAAACTTTCTCCCTCCTGTAATTTGATCTACATTTTCCAAACTACTAAAAATAATATGTTTAACGCCGGCTTCAACTGCTGCGTTAGCCAACTGTTTACCCAGTTCCTCCTCGTGCGTTTGGTGCGGGTCAATGCCCGGTGTCATCATAAAAACGCCGTCCGAACCACGGAACGCTTCCACGTAATCTTTCTGAAAACCCAGGTCAAGCGGTAAGTTAACGAGTTCCAATCCCTGCTCAAGCAAAGTGCTCAACCCCGGCGAGCCGGTACGACGGGTAATACCGCGCACCCGGTACCGTCTGCTTGCTAACAGTGTCCGGGCGGCACTATAGCCTTGTTTACCCAAAACGCCGGTAATGGTAATAAGCGGTTTATTATTTTCAGCCATCATTTTCTATAAATTTTAAACTATAATTATTATAGTTGCAAAACTATTTATAGATATATACATTTGCAATAACTATCCTTTTTGATAGCCTTAAGAAAATCGTGTTATGAAAATAGAATGTATCGGAGACCATGTGAAACTTAATGGCAAAACGTATCCTTGTACGGTGAGCCTGGCCATGGACCTGATTGGCGGAAAATGGAAAGCGGTGATCCTGTACCACCTGAAAACCGAACCGAAAAGATACAGCGAGCTCCTGAGGGAAATGCAAACGGTAACGGAGATGACCCTGAGCTTACAGCTCAAGCAACTGGAAAAAGACGGCCTTATTGTACGAAAGGTATATGGTAAAAAACCACCGGTTAAAGTGGTTTACAGCCTCACTGATTTCGGCAAAACGCTGGTTCCTGCTTTGGAAGCGATCACGGCCTGGGGCAATCAGATAGCCGAACAAAAAGGCGAGTTTATCAGCAATACTTTGGAAAACATTGTGTGACTATTAGGTCATATCTTGTCACAGTCATACCTTTCCTGGCAAATAACATTCAAAATACACGCGGCACATGTGCACCAACGTTTAAAAATATTATCAAATTAACAACCTAACAAAAAAGGCCGGCCATTTTCTGGTCAGCCTTTTCACATAATTACCCCGGTACCGCAAGCAATTTTGACACTCAGCACTTTTTCCACAAGGCACAGCTTTGTTTTAGCCTAAATCTTATACAGAAAGGTTTACGATGGATTGTCGCAAATGCCCCCGTTATTTGTCGCGTAGATAACCTTTGCTTTGCTGTTCATTTTCAGGATCTTTGATCAAACCAAAAAGTAAAACCATGGAAAACCCTTCAGCAAATAACGCCGATATCATCACTATAACCGAAACTAAAAAAATACTCGACGTGAAAATGTCTATGCTTAATGGTTCAACCTTTGAGCAAACGATGATGAATAATGCAAGTTTTAAGGATGTATGCATCACCGGGCTTAAAATTACCGATGCTAACCTGAGCGATCTTGAAATTGAAGGAGCGCAGCTTGGCGGGGCTTACATCCACAACATAGGTATGCCGCCCGAAGGCCACCCCGCCTACGACCCTGCCGCCAAACAACGCCCCCTTAAATTTGAAAACTGCGACCTGCAAGGCAGCACGCTAAGCGATTGTAACTTAAGCGATGTTAGTATCACCAACTGTAACCTGAGCGGTATGAAAATTAACGGCATTGATGTGGTTGAACTGCTAAAGGAATATCAACAGAAATAAACCAAGAGAAGATCGTCATTGGAGGCACGAAGCAATCCCCGACTTTACAAAGCGAATCTGCATAGCTGCTCTGCTTATTGGGGATTGCTTCGTA
It contains:
- a CDS encoding IS3 family transposase, which codes for MSLVKCCCLLGVTRQAYYQHFWETEAISFEQEILLNEVRAIRAIHPIIGGKKLYVLLQPFLLEHRIKMGRDALFDLLAAHYLLVRKKRRRIHTTQSFHWLRKYPNCIREIIPTKVNEIWVSDITYYRTKKGFVYISFITDAYSKKIVGYHAADTLDAVHTLSALQMAIKESDQPLTGLIHHSDRGVQYCSYDYVKLLQDNEIIISMTENGDPLENAVAERINGIMKQEYLEHHILNDKNQVMELLAKSVNTYNKLRPHMSCNMLTPEIVHQNNLSVQRNWKSYYNSKNVNL
- a CDS encoding NmrA/HSCARG family protein, giving the protein MMAENNKPLITITGVLGKQGYSAARTLLASRRYRVRGITRRTGSPGLSTLLEQGLELVNLPLDLGFQKDYVEAFRGSDGVFMMTPGIDPHQTHEEELGKQLANAAVEAGVKHIIFSSLENVDQITGGRKFAPHFTDKANIEAYIRTLPVTSSFIYMAFFYTNLMEFYTPRMEGGTLVFPIYLPRHFRAPFVDPLTATGPAVLEIFSDPGYYAGKSLPVIGDIISPQEMVDTFVRVTGKKAVYGAAFAREDFLHHLPEFGSNKLLVDETMGMAEYAVEYGYFGKDRDLQWSRRVDPNALNWEQFLLNTGWQGQKVVY
- a CDS encoding helix-turn-helix domain-containing protein — protein: MKIECIGDHVKLNGKTYPCTVSLAMDLIGGKWKAVILYHLKTEPKRYSELLREMQTVTEMTLSLQLKQLEKDGLIVRKVYGKKPPVKVVYSLTDFGKTLVPALEAITAWGNQIAEQKGEFISNTLENIV
- a CDS encoding pentapeptide repeat-containing protein produces the protein MENPSANNADIITITETKKILDVKMSMLNGSTFEQTMMNNASFKDVCITGLKITDANLSDLEIEGAQLGGAYIHNIGMPPEGHPAYDPAAKQRPLKFENCDLQGSTLSDCNLSDVSITNCNLSGMKINGIDVVELLKEYQQK